The following is a genomic window from Geminicoccus roseus DSM 18922.
TTGCCGGGGCCGCGACCGCGACGGCTTTTGTTCCACGCCACGCTTCAGCCCGGACCAAGATCCGGTTCGCCTGGCCTTTCATCAATGGCCCGAAGGGCATCGAGGACCTGGCCGCCCGCTTCAACGAGCAGAGCCGCTCGGTGGAGGTCGAGGTCGAGATCGTGCCGCAGCTTCAGGCCATCCCGAAGCTCACCGAGGCGTTTGCCGCGGGCACCGGGCCGGACTGCCTGGCGATCTCCGACATCTGGCTGGCCCAGCTGGCCGGTGGTGGCTGGCTGGAAAGCCTGGAGCCCTACCTGGCGGACTCCGGCCTCGAGCCGGAGATCTCGCCGGCCTCGATGGGCATCGCCCGGATGTACCAGCAGACCGCCTATTATGTCGGCTTCGTGGTCGAGGCCTACACGCTCTACTACAACAAGCTGCTGTTCGCCGAGGCCGGGCTGGACGGGCCGCCGATCGACCTGGACGAGTTCCGCATCCATGCCGAGCGGCTGACCGACGCGCGCCGCGACCGCTACGGCTACTATGCCGAGGGCGGTGACGGCTGGAGCTTCCAGCAGTGGACCACCTGGGCGCTCGGCACGGGCGGCCTGGGCGTCGACCGCACCTTCTTCGACGCCAACGGCAAATGCGTGCTGAACACGCCCGCCCACGCGCAGGGCCTCCAGCAATGGCTGGACCTCTACCAGAAGAGCAAGGTGTCGCCGCCGACCTCGGCGGTGGGCACCTTCGTCGACCAGGCCAACGCCTTCAGCGCCGGCCAGGTCGCCATGGTGTTCGGCTGGGGCTCCTACGTGATGACCATGGCCGAGGCGATCGGCCAGGCCAATCTCGGCACCGCCCGCACGCCGGCCGGACCCACCGGCTCCAACTATTATTTCGCCGGCAACGGCTTCTCGATCAACTCGGCCTCGCCCAGCAAGGAGGCGAGCTGGGAGTTCATCGAGTTCCTGCTGCGGCCCGAGAACAACAGCGAGTGGAACCGGCTCTACGGCGCCATCCCGACCATCACCCGGACCTGGGAGGAGGCGTGGCTGACCCAGCCGAAATACCAGGCGATCCTGGCGATGCTGCGCGACGGTCCCTCGCTGGTCTACCATCCCCGCTACATCCCGGGCTATGGCAGCTTCCAGAGCCAGTTCTCGCCGCCGCAGATCCAGAAGACCCTCCTGGGCGGGCAGACCGCCCAGGAGCATCTGGCGGTGATCGCGGCGGCCCTGGACGAGCTGCGCGCCGCCAACGGGTAGGGCGGCCGGCCGCTCAGGCGCCCGCCCGGATCGGCGGGCGCATCTCCGCCCAGGGCCGGGCCTGCTCGATCTGGCCGGCCAGGTTCAAGAGGGTCGCCTCGTCGCCGAGCCGGCCGACCAGCTGGACCCCGATCGGCACGCCGTTGGCCAGCCGGGTGCTCGGCAGCGACATCGCCGGCAGGCCGGAAATGTTGAAGGCGAACATGAAGGCCGCATCCGACCAGCGGGCCAGGTAGCGCTCCCGGTCGCCGTCTTCCATCGACCAGTAGCCGACCGGGCGGGGTGGCTGGGTGAGGGTGGGGGTCAGGAACACGTCGAAGGCGTGAAGCTCCCGGCCGAGCAGCTGGCTGGCCTTGCGGATCCCGGCAAGGGCCGCCGCGTAGCGCGTGGCGGCCATGCCGCGGCCATGGCGCAGCATCGACCAGTTGAACGGTGCCAGCTCGTGCTCCTCGACCGGACGGCCGACGATGGCGGCCAGCCGGTCGAACTCCGCCGCGGTCTCCACCGCCACCACGTCGTTATAGTCCCACCAGGCCCGCTCCAGGTCGCAGCGCAGGCGGTAGGGCTCGATCCGGTGGCCCATGGCCTCCAGGAGCCGGGCGGTGTCGGCCACCGCTTCCGCCACCGGCGGGGCCAGGGCCGGGCCGAACGGCGCGTCCTGGGCAAAGCCGATCCGCAGCGGCTTGGGCGCTTCCGCCAGCAACGAGAGCCAGCTCTGCTGCGGGGTCGGCGGGGTGTAGGGGTCGCCCGGCTCCGCACCGGCGACCGCGTCCAGATAGGCTGCGGTGTCGCGCACCGTGCGGGTCAGGGCGAAGGTGTAGACCGAGCCCATCCACAGGTCGGCATCCTCGGGGCCGTAGGTGATCCGGCCGCGCGACGGCTTCAGCCCGACCAGGCCGCAGCACGAGGCCGGCACCCGGATCGAGCCGCCGCCATCCGAGCCCTCGGCCAGCGGCACCATCCCGGACGCCACCGCGACCGCCGCCCCGCCGCTGGAGCCGCCCGGGGTGAAGCCGGGGTTCCAGGGATTGAGCGTGTTGCCGTAGAGGCGCGGCTCGGTGCCGATGCACCAGCCGCCTTCCGGCGTGTTGGTGCGCCCGAGCAGGAGAAAGCCTGCCGCCCGGATCCGCGCCGACAGGGTGGAGTCGTAGCCGCAGACATGGTCCTTCAGGTAGGCCAGGCCGTGGTCGAGCCGGCTGCCCTTCCATTGCGAGCCGATGTTCTTGAGCAGAAACGGCACCCCGGCGAACGGCCCGGACAGGCCGCCCCTGGCCGCCTCGGCGCGCGCCTCGTCGAAGGAGCGGATCACGACCGCGTTCAGCTTGGGGTCCAGATCCTCGATCACGGCGATCGCGGTCTCGACCAGCTCGGCCGGCGTCACCTGCCCGTCGCGGACCAGCCCGGCCAGCGCGGTGGCGTCGCTGCCGGCATAGAGTTCGACCAGATCCTTCGTGACGGTCGGCAAGGCTCTTCTCCCCAAGGCTCCTGGCCAGTCAGCCTAGGAGCGCTGTCCGGCCGCGGCCAGTCCCGGGTGGCGACGTTTCCATCCGGGTCTCAGCCCTCCGCGCCGATCGCCGCAAGGAAACCGCCGGAATCGGAGACCCAGCCGAAGATGCCGCCCTGGGCGGCGATCATCTTCAGGCCGATCTCGTGGAACTCCGGGAAGTAGGAGCCGCAGCAGTCGGCCAGCACGACGCAGCGATAGCCGCGGTCGTTGGCCTCGCGCACGCTGGTGTGGACGCAGACCTCGGTGGTGACGCCGCAGACCAGCAGCGCCTCGATGCCGCGGTTGCGCAGGATCAGCTCCAGGTCAGTCTGGTAGAAGGCGCCCTTGCCGGGCTTGTCCAGGACCGGCTCGCCCGGAAGGGGCGCCAATTCGGGCACGATGTCGTGGCCGGGCTCGCCACGGACCAGGATGCGGCCCATCGGCCCCTCCGCACCGATCCGCAGCGCCGGCGCGCCGCGGCCGAGCTTGGCGGGCGGCGCGTCGGCCAGGTCGGCGCGATGGCCCTCGCGGGTGTGGATCACCAGCATGCCGAGGTGGCGCGCCGCCTCCAGGACGCGGCGGCAGGCAGGCACCGCCGGTGCCAGCCGCGCCACGTCGTTGCCGAGTGCCGCCCCAAAGCCGCCGGGCTCCAGGAAGTCGCGCTGCATGTCGATGATCAGCAGCGCGGTCCGCGCCAGGTCCAGCCCGACCGGCCCGGGGGCCGCCGGCAATGTCGTTTCTGCCAAGGAGAGCTCCCTTTGCGCCGGACCGTCCGGGAACCGGATATCCAAGAACCGTGCCGTGGCAGCGGGCGGCTGGCCGGTGGCGCGAAGGCAGGCAGATGCTGCACGAGTCTCGGGCAAATCGAGACCGCCCCCTGAAAAGCATATTTGAACGATCACGGGTTCGTGAGAAAAAGCATGGTGTCAAGCATAGCCGACACTGCGGGCGAACCATCGATCAGGCATCCAGGATCGGCAGGTTCGACATCACCAGACCGGCCTGTCTGGAGCACATGGCCGAACGCCCGGCCGCCACAGCTTTTGGGCACGTCCATCAGACCGCCACGATTTCTCGACTTAGCCACGAGCGGACTTCCAGACGTCGATCCTGCCACCTGTCCCAAAAAAGACCGAACAAAGTCACGGAGAGGCCAGCATGCAACCGACCGATCGCCGATCTCCACGCCATTCCGCCAGCACGGCATGGCGAGCCTGGGCGCCCGGCAAGGTGGTGCGGCGCAGCGCCATGGCCCTGACCCTGGGTTGTGCCGCAGGGGCCGCCCCGGCCGGCGCCGACGCGGCAGCCCTCGACCAATACGAGGTCCGCGAAAGCCGGATCCTGCATGGCGCGATCCGCCAGTCGATCCCGGACGTCGCCGATCTCGGCGCCTGCGCCGAGGCCTGCGACAGCCAGTCCTACTGCCGGTCGTTCACCTTTATCCCGTCCAGGCGGGTCTGCGAGCTCAAGGCCGACAACCGGTTCGTCGAGGAGGCCTATGGCGGCTATGTCAGCGGCATCAGCCGGGCGGATGGGATCACCGAGCTGATCGCCGGGATCGCCACCGGGGTGGTCCGCCAGGGCGACGGCACCCAGGATCCGCCGAAGGTCGAGGTGGGCGCCAAGACCAGCCGCAAGGGCGCCACCGCGCCCGACGGCACGGCGTCGGGCTTCGTCTGCCAGCAGCAGACGGTCAGCCTGGAGCAGCAGTCCGAGGAGTTCATCACCCTCAACCCGACCCAGGAATGGCTCTACCCCGGCGCGCTCCTGCAGGGCGCCACCATCCAGGGCGGCACGCCGACCTGGATCAAGACGCCGCGCTCGGCCGGCCGGATCGGCCTGGCCCTGCAGACCGGGTCGAAGTCGGCCTATGTCGAGGACGTGCCGCGGATGGACCGGCTGTCCACGCTGCAGGCCGTCAACAACCTGCTCAGCCGCTACGAGGGTGGGACGCCCGGCGAGATCTCGATCACCCAGAGCGAGGTCCACAGCCAGGAGCATCTGGAGGCGATGCTGGGCGCCAACGTCACCGGCGCCAATTTCAGCGCCGGCGCCAGCTTCAGCATGAATTTCGAGGAAGAGAAGACCCGCCT
Proteins encoded in this region:
- a CDS encoding cysteine hydrolase family protein translates to MAETTLPAAPGPVGLDLARTALLIIDMQRDFLEPGGFGAALGNDVARLAPAVPACRRVLEAARHLGMLVIHTREGHRADLADAPPAKLGRGAPALRIGAEGPMGRILVRGEPGHDIVPELAPLPGEPVLDKPGKGAFYQTDLELILRNRGIEALLVCGVTTEVCVHTSVREANDRGYRCVVLADCCGSYFPEFHEIGLKMIAAQGGIFGWVSDSGGFLAAIGAEG
- a CDS encoding thiol-activated cytolysin family protein, which gives rise to MQPTDRRSPRHSASTAWRAWAPGKVVRRSAMALTLGCAAGAAPAGADAAALDQYEVRESRILHGAIRQSIPDVADLGACAEACDSQSYCRSFTFIPSRRVCELKADNRFVEEAYGGYVSGISRADGITELIAGIATGVVRQGDGTQDPPKVEVGAKTSRKGATAPDGTASGFVCQQQTVSLEQQSEEFITLNPTQEWLYPGALLQGATIQGGTPTWIKTPRSAGRIGLALQTGSKSAYVEDVPRMDRLSTLQAVNNLLSRYEGGTPGEISITQSEVHSQEHLEAMLGANVTGANFSAGASFSMNFEEEKTRLLIRVVQKFYTVVFEPPRYPKDVFGDGVTVGELQRWMGPGNPPVYVSMVNYGRMLFALVESNMSARELKAAFDANYSAIVEASAEGSADYRRELSNTDITIISFGASAAGGLTGAADVAQYRNFDGLYDFLRTSGDFGPFNPGVPISYQMRSLYDSRPVRLAATTEYTKNLCTPAVFGCDGDPGSGKRLDQCGVCGGTDRCKRPCGERTVTLGNTYAFVYFDLPETPIGQTVRFKDGRYWVGRGLRCYSVDWDSTRFTCQGSPSGGKWKDSKSWTREAWCHGASNYDQPNMRVEKK
- a CDS encoding ABC transporter substrate-binding protein; the encoded protein is MWKDIRAGRRALLTGIAGAATATAFVPRHASARTKIRFAWPFINGPKGIEDLAARFNEQSRSVEVEVEIVPQLQAIPKLTEAFAAGTGPDCLAISDIWLAQLAGGGWLESLEPYLADSGLEPEISPASMGIARMYQQTAYYVGFVVEAYTLYYNKLLFAEAGLDGPPIDLDEFRIHAERLTDARRDRYGYYAEGGDGWSFQQWTTWALGTGGLGVDRTFFDANGKCVLNTPAHAQGLQQWLDLYQKSKVSPPTSAVGTFVDQANAFSAGQVAMVFGWGSYVMTMAEAIGQANLGTARTPAGPTGSNYYFAGNGFSINSASPSKEASWEFIEFLLRPENNSEWNRLYGAIPTITRTWEEAWLTQPKYQAILAMLRDGPSLVYHPRYIPGYGSFQSQFSPPQIQKTLLGGQTAQEHLAVIAAALDELRAANG
- a CDS encoding amidase produces the protein MPTVTKDLVELYAGSDATALAGLVRDGQVTPAELVETAIAVIEDLDPKLNAVVIRSFDEARAEAARGGLSGPFAGVPFLLKNIGSQWKGSRLDHGLAYLKDHVCGYDSTLSARIRAAGFLLLGRTNTPEGGWCIGTEPRLYGNTLNPWNPGFTPGGSSGGAAVAVASGMVPLAEGSDGGGSIRVPASCCGLVGLKPSRGRITYGPEDADLWMGSVYTFALTRTVRDTAAYLDAVAGAEPGDPYTPPTPQQSWLSLLAEAPKPLRIGFAQDAPFGPALAPPVAEAVADTARLLEAMGHRIEPYRLRCDLERAWWDYNDVVAVETAAEFDRLAAIVGRPVEEHELAPFNWSMLRHGRGMAATRYAAALAGIRKASQLLGRELHAFDVFLTPTLTQPPRPVGYWSMEDGDRERYLARWSDAAFMFAFNISGLPAMSLPSTRLANGVPIGVQLVGRLGDEATLLNLAGQIEQARPWAEMRPPIRAGA